In Luteitalea sp., a genomic segment contains:
- a CDS encoding response regulator: MASILVVHGQPSVSAVFAEMLRRDGHEISVAACLPEAKEALQSCRCGIVVTEMRIQSDEDGLDLLRHVKVTASEIEVIIVTGFSSSAGAVAEAMREGAYQYFTAADRH, encoded by the coding sequence ATGGCTAGCATTCTCGTCGTTCACGGTCAACCGTCAGTGAGTGCGGTTTTTGCCGAGATGCTCCGAAGGGATGGGCACGAGATCAGCGTCGCAGCCTGTTTACCCGAGGCCAAGGAAGCCCTCCAGTCATGCCGCTGCGGCATCGTAGTGACCGAGATGCGCATACAGTCTGACGAGGACGGACTTGACCTGCTGCGGCACGTCAAGGTGACGGCATCGGAAATCGAGGTGATAATCGTGACCGGCTTCAGCAGTTCCGCTGGCGCTGTCGCAGAGGCGATGCGGGAGGGAGCCTACCAGTACTTTACAGCTGCCGACCGACACTGA